A section of the Lynx canadensis isolate LIC74 chromosome A1, mLynCan4.pri.v2, whole genome shotgun sequence genome encodes:
- the MTMR6 gene encoding myotubularin-related protein 6 isoform X3 gives MEHIRTTKVEQVKLLDRFSTSNKSLTGTLYLTATHLLFIDSHQKETWILHHHIALVEKLALTTSGCPLVIQCKNFRIVHFIVPRERDCHDIYNSLLQLSKQAKYEDLYAFSYNPKQNDSERLRGWQLIDLAEEYKRMGVPNSNWQLSDANREYKICETYPRELYVPRIASKPIIVGSSKFRSKGRFPVLSYYHEHKEAAICRCSQPLSGFSARCLEDEHLLQAISKANPVNRYMYVMDTRPKLNAMANRAAGKGYENEDNYSNIRFQFVGIENIHVMRSSLQKLLEVNGTKGLSVSDFYSGLESSGWLRHIKAVMDAAIFLAKAITVESASVLVHCSDGWDRTSQVCSLGSLLLDSYYRTIKGFMVLIEKDWISFGHKFSERCGHLDGDPKEVSPVFTQFLECVWHLTEQFPQAFEFNEAFLLQIHEHIHSCQFGNFLGNCQKEREELKLKEKTYSLWPFLLDDQKKYLNPLYTSKSPKFTVLEPNTVSFNFKFWRNMYHQFDRTLHPRQSVFNIITNMNEQNKQLEKDIKDLESAHLRDTGI, from the exons gttgagcAAGTGAAATTACTTGACCGATTCAGCACCAGCAACAAGTCACTAACAGGAACACTCTATCTTACAGCCACACATCTATTATTTATAGACTCTCATCAGAAAGAAACCTGG ATATTGCATCACCATATTGCCTTAGTGGAGAAACTAGCTTTGACTACTTCTGGATGCCCACTTGTGATTCAGTGCAAGAACTTCAGGATTGTGCATTTCATTGTTCCCAGAGAAAGAGATTGCCATGATATTTACAATTCCCTGCTACAACTGTCAAAACAAG CAAAATATGAAGATCTCTATGCATTCTCTTACAATCCCAAACAAAACGATTCGGAGCGACTCCGAGGCTGGCAGCTCATTGACCTTGCCGAGGAATATAAGAGGATGGGAGTGCCAAATTCAAACTGGCAGCTGTCTGATGCCAACCGAGAATACAAG ATTTGTGAAACTTACCCCAGAGAACTTTATGTTCCCCGAATAGCAAGTAAACCAATAATTGTTGGTAGTTCCAAGTTCCGGAGCAAGGGAAGATTCCCAGTTCTTTCCTACTATCATGAACATAAAGAG GCTGCCATTTGTCGATGTAGTCAGCCACTGTCAGGATTCAGTGCCAGGTGCCTGGAGGATGAACATTTGCTTCAAGCCATTAGTAAAGCCAACCCAGTCAATCGCTATATGTATGTAATGGATACCAGGCCCAAA ctgaATGCAATGGCCAACAGAGCAGCTGGAAAAGGttatgaaaatgaagacaacTATTCTAATATTAGATTTCAGTTTGTTGGAATTGAAAATATTCATGTCATGCGGTCCAGCCTTCAGAAGTTATTGGAAG TTAATGGTACCAAAGGGCTTTCTGTCAGTGATTTCTACTCTGGTTTGGAGAGCTCAGGATGGCTTCGCCATATCAAAGCTGTTATGGATGCAGCAATCTTCTTAGCCAAA GCAATAACGGTTGAAAGTGCAAGTGTGTTGGTGCATTGTTCTGATGGTTGGGATAGGACGTCCCAGGTCTGTTCCCTTGGCTCTCTCTTACTGGATTCCTACTACAGGACAATCAAAGGATTCATG GTTTTAATAGAAAAGGATTGGATCTCTtttggacataagttttcagagAG GTGTGGCCATTTGGATGGTGACCCAAAGGAAGTCTCACCGGTGTTTACTCAGTTCTTGGAATGTGTGTGGCATTTGACCGAACAGTTTCCACAAGCCTTTGAATTCAATGAAGCGTTTCTCCTTCAGATCCATGAACATATTCATTCATGCCAATTTGGAAACTTCCTTGGAAATtgtcagaaggaaagagaagaactcAA GTTAAAGGAGAAGACTTACTCCCTGTGGCCTTTTCTCCTGGATGACCAGAAGAAGTACTTAAATCCTCTCTACACTTCCAAATCTCCAAAATTTACAGTTTTGGAGCCAAATACAGTATCTTTCAATTTTAA GTTTTGGAGAAACATGTACCACCAATTTGACCGAACATTGCATCCTAGACAGTCTGTGTTTAATATAATTACGAATATGAATGAGCAAAATAAGCAGTTAGAGAAAGATATTAAAGACTTAGAATCT GCACACCTGAGAGATACTGGGATTTGA
- the MTMR6 gene encoding myotubularin-related protein 6 isoform X1 — MEHIRTTKVEQVKLLDRFSTSNKSLTGTLYLTATHLLFIDSHQKETWILHHHIALVEKLALTTSGCPLVIQCKNFRIVHFIVPRERDCHDIYNSLLQLSKQAKYEDLYAFSYNPKQNDSERLRGWQLIDLAEEYKRMGVPNSNWQLSDANREYKICETYPRELYVPRIASKPIIVGSSKFRSKGRFPVLSYYHEHKEAAICRCSQPLSGFSARCLEDEHLLQAISKANPVNRYMYVMDTRPKLNAMANRAAGKGYENEDNYSNIRFQFVGIENIHVMRSSLQKLLEVNGTKGLSVSDFYSGLESSGWLRHIKAVMDAAIFLAKAITVESASVLVHCSDGWDRTSQVCSLGSLLLDSYYRTIKGFMVLIEKDWISFGHKFSERCGHLDGDPKEVSPVFTQFLECVWHLTEQFPQAFEFNEAFLLQIHEHIHSCQFGNFLGNCQKEREELKLKEKTYSLWPFLLDDQKKYLNPLYTSKSPKFTVLEPNTVSFNFKFWRNMYHQFDRTLHPRQSVFNIITNMNEQNKQLEKDIKDLESKIKQCKNKPTDGILTKELIHSVHPESPTLKTSLCFKEQTLLPVNHALRTIEGSNPADNRYSEYAEEFSKSEPGVVSLEYGVARMTC; from the exons gttgagcAAGTGAAATTACTTGACCGATTCAGCACCAGCAACAAGTCACTAACAGGAACACTCTATCTTACAGCCACACATCTATTATTTATAGACTCTCATCAGAAAGAAACCTGG ATATTGCATCACCATATTGCCTTAGTGGAGAAACTAGCTTTGACTACTTCTGGATGCCCACTTGTGATTCAGTGCAAGAACTTCAGGATTGTGCATTTCATTGTTCCCAGAGAAAGAGATTGCCATGATATTTACAATTCCCTGCTACAACTGTCAAAACAAG CAAAATATGAAGATCTCTATGCATTCTCTTACAATCCCAAACAAAACGATTCGGAGCGACTCCGAGGCTGGCAGCTCATTGACCTTGCCGAGGAATATAAGAGGATGGGAGTGCCAAATTCAAACTGGCAGCTGTCTGATGCCAACCGAGAATACAAG ATTTGTGAAACTTACCCCAGAGAACTTTATGTTCCCCGAATAGCAAGTAAACCAATAATTGTTGGTAGTTCCAAGTTCCGGAGCAAGGGAAGATTCCCAGTTCTTTCCTACTATCATGAACATAAAGAG GCTGCCATTTGTCGATGTAGTCAGCCACTGTCAGGATTCAGTGCCAGGTGCCTGGAGGATGAACATTTGCTTCAAGCCATTAGTAAAGCCAACCCAGTCAATCGCTATATGTATGTAATGGATACCAGGCCCAAA ctgaATGCAATGGCCAACAGAGCAGCTGGAAAAGGttatgaaaatgaagacaacTATTCTAATATTAGATTTCAGTTTGTTGGAATTGAAAATATTCATGTCATGCGGTCCAGCCTTCAGAAGTTATTGGAAG TTAATGGTACCAAAGGGCTTTCTGTCAGTGATTTCTACTCTGGTTTGGAGAGCTCAGGATGGCTTCGCCATATCAAAGCTGTTATGGATGCAGCAATCTTCTTAGCCAAA GCAATAACGGTTGAAAGTGCAAGTGTGTTGGTGCATTGTTCTGATGGTTGGGATAGGACGTCCCAGGTCTGTTCCCTTGGCTCTCTCTTACTGGATTCCTACTACAGGACAATCAAAGGATTCATG GTTTTAATAGAAAAGGATTGGATCTCTtttggacataagttttcagagAG GTGTGGCCATTTGGATGGTGACCCAAAGGAAGTCTCACCGGTGTTTACTCAGTTCTTGGAATGTGTGTGGCATTTGACCGAACAGTTTCCACAAGCCTTTGAATTCAATGAAGCGTTTCTCCTTCAGATCCATGAACATATTCATTCATGCCAATTTGGAAACTTCCTTGGAAATtgtcagaaggaaagagaagaactcAA GTTAAAGGAGAAGACTTACTCCCTGTGGCCTTTTCTCCTGGATGACCAGAAGAAGTACTTAAATCCTCTCTACACTTCCAAATCTCCAAAATTTACAGTTTTGGAGCCAAATACAGTATCTTTCAATTTTAA GTTTTGGAGAAACATGTACCACCAATTTGACCGAACATTGCATCCTAGACAGTCTGTGTTTAATATAATTACGAATATGAATGAGCAAAATAAGCAGTTAGAGAAAGATATTAAAGACTTAGAATCT AAAATTAAACAATGTAAAAATAAGCCAACAGATGGAATTCTCACCAAGGAATTGATACATTCAGTTCATCCTGAATCACCTACCCTCAAAACTTCCTTGTGTTTCAAGGAGCAAACTCTGTTACCTGTGAATCATGCTCTTCGAACTATAGAGGGCAGCAACCCAGCAGATAATCGTTACAGTGAATACGCTGAGGAGTTTTCCAAATCGGAACCCGGTGTGGTCAGCTTAGAGTATGGTGTGGCAAGAATGACTTGTTAG
- the MTMR6 gene encoding myotubularin-related protein 6 isoform X2 produces MEHIRTTKVEQVKLLDRFSTSNKSLTGTLYLTATHLLFIDSHQKETWILHHHIALVEKLALTTSGCPLVIQCKNFRIVHFIVPRERDCHDIYNSLLQLSKQAKYEDLYAFSYNPKQNDSERLRGWQLIDLAEEYKRMGVPNSNWQLSDANREYKICETYPRELYVPRIASKPIIVGSSKFRSKGRFPVLSYYHEHKELNAMANRAAGKGYENEDNYSNIRFQFVGIENIHVMRSSLQKLLEVNGTKGLSVSDFYSGLESSGWLRHIKAVMDAAIFLAKAITVESASVLVHCSDGWDRTSQVCSLGSLLLDSYYRTIKGFMVLIEKDWISFGHKFSERCGHLDGDPKEVSPVFTQFLECVWHLTEQFPQAFEFNEAFLLQIHEHIHSCQFGNFLGNCQKEREELKLKEKTYSLWPFLLDDQKKYLNPLYTSKSPKFTVLEPNTVSFNFKFWRNMYHQFDRTLHPRQSVFNIITNMNEQNKQLEKDIKDLESKIKQCKNKPTDGILTKELIHSVHPESPTLKTSLCFKEQTLLPVNHALRTIEGSNPADNRYSEYAEEFSKSEPGVVSLEYGVARMTC; encoded by the exons gttgagcAAGTGAAATTACTTGACCGATTCAGCACCAGCAACAAGTCACTAACAGGAACACTCTATCTTACAGCCACACATCTATTATTTATAGACTCTCATCAGAAAGAAACCTGG ATATTGCATCACCATATTGCCTTAGTGGAGAAACTAGCTTTGACTACTTCTGGATGCCCACTTGTGATTCAGTGCAAGAACTTCAGGATTGTGCATTTCATTGTTCCCAGAGAAAGAGATTGCCATGATATTTACAATTCCCTGCTACAACTGTCAAAACAAG CAAAATATGAAGATCTCTATGCATTCTCTTACAATCCCAAACAAAACGATTCGGAGCGACTCCGAGGCTGGCAGCTCATTGACCTTGCCGAGGAATATAAGAGGATGGGAGTGCCAAATTCAAACTGGCAGCTGTCTGATGCCAACCGAGAATACAAG ATTTGTGAAACTTACCCCAGAGAACTTTATGTTCCCCGAATAGCAAGTAAACCAATAATTGTTGGTAGTTCCAAGTTCCGGAGCAAGGGAAGATTCCCAGTTCTTTCCTACTATCATGAACATAAAGAG ctgaATGCAATGGCCAACAGAGCAGCTGGAAAAGGttatgaaaatgaagacaacTATTCTAATATTAGATTTCAGTTTGTTGGAATTGAAAATATTCATGTCATGCGGTCCAGCCTTCAGAAGTTATTGGAAG TTAATGGTACCAAAGGGCTTTCTGTCAGTGATTTCTACTCTGGTTTGGAGAGCTCAGGATGGCTTCGCCATATCAAAGCTGTTATGGATGCAGCAATCTTCTTAGCCAAA GCAATAACGGTTGAAAGTGCAAGTGTGTTGGTGCATTGTTCTGATGGTTGGGATAGGACGTCCCAGGTCTGTTCCCTTGGCTCTCTCTTACTGGATTCCTACTACAGGACAATCAAAGGATTCATG GTTTTAATAGAAAAGGATTGGATCTCTtttggacataagttttcagagAG GTGTGGCCATTTGGATGGTGACCCAAAGGAAGTCTCACCGGTGTTTACTCAGTTCTTGGAATGTGTGTGGCATTTGACCGAACAGTTTCCACAAGCCTTTGAATTCAATGAAGCGTTTCTCCTTCAGATCCATGAACATATTCATTCATGCCAATTTGGAAACTTCCTTGGAAATtgtcagaaggaaagagaagaactcAA GTTAAAGGAGAAGACTTACTCCCTGTGGCCTTTTCTCCTGGATGACCAGAAGAAGTACTTAAATCCTCTCTACACTTCCAAATCTCCAAAATTTACAGTTTTGGAGCCAAATACAGTATCTTTCAATTTTAA GTTTTGGAGAAACATGTACCACCAATTTGACCGAACATTGCATCCTAGACAGTCTGTGTTTAATATAATTACGAATATGAATGAGCAAAATAAGCAGTTAGAGAAAGATATTAAAGACTTAGAATCT AAAATTAAACAATGTAAAAATAAGCCAACAGATGGAATTCTCACCAAGGAATTGATACATTCAGTTCATCCTGAATCACCTACCCTCAAAACTTCCTTGTGTTTCAAGGAGCAAACTCTGTTACCTGTGAATCATGCTCTTCGAACTATAGAGGGCAGCAACCCAGCAGATAATCGTTACAGTGAATACGCTGAGGAGTTTTCCAAATCGGAACCCGGTGTGGTCAGCTTAGAGTATGGTGTGGCAAGAATGACTTGTTAG
- the MTMR6 gene encoding myotubularin-related protein 6 isoform X4, with translation MEHIRTTKVEQVKLLDRFSTSNKSLTGTLYLTATHLLFIDSHQKETWILHHHIALVEKLALTTSGCPLVIQCKNFRIVHFIVPRERDCHDIYNSLLQLSKQAKYEDLYAFSYNPKQNDSERLRGWQLIDLAEEYKRMGVPNSNWQLSDANREYKICETYPRELYVPRIASKPIIVGSSKFRSKGRFPVLSYYHEHKEAAICRCSQPLSGFSARCLEDEHLLQAISKANPVNRYMYVMDTRPKHRMQSWWATQKDIGRIIVRISSKIWNDEKIRESDEKKRLNAMANRAAGKGYENEDNYSNIRFQFVGIENIHVMRSSLQKLLEVNGTKGLSVSDFYSGLESSGWLRHIKAVMDAAIFLAKAITVESASVLVHCSDGWDRTSQVCSLGSLLLDSYYRTIKGFMVLIEKDWISFGHKFSERCGHLDGDPKEVSPVFTQFLECVWHLTEQFPQAFEFNEAFLLQIHEHIHSCQFGNFLGNCQKEREELKLKEKTYSLWPFLLDDQKKYLNPLYTSKSPKFTVLEPNTVSFNFKFWRNMYHQFDRTLHPRQSVFNIITNMNEQNKQLEKDIKDLESKIKQCKNKPTDGILTKELIHSVHPESPTLKTSLCFKEQTLLPVNHALRTIEGSNPADNRYSEYAEEFSKSEPGVVSLEYGVARMTC, from the exons gttgagcAAGTGAAATTACTTGACCGATTCAGCACCAGCAACAAGTCACTAACAGGAACACTCTATCTTACAGCCACACATCTATTATTTATAGACTCTCATCAGAAAGAAACCTGG ATATTGCATCACCATATTGCCTTAGTGGAGAAACTAGCTTTGACTACTTCTGGATGCCCACTTGTGATTCAGTGCAAGAACTTCAGGATTGTGCATTTCATTGTTCCCAGAGAAAGAGATTGCCATGATATTTACAATTCCCTGCTACAACTGTCAAAACAAG CAAAATATGAAGATCTCTATGCATTCTCTTACAATCCCAAACAAAACGATTCGGAGCGACTCCGAGGCTGGCAGCTCATTGACCTTGCCGAGGAATATAAGAGGATGGGAGTGCCAAATTCAAACTGGCAGCTGTCTGATGCCAACCGAGAATACAAG ATTTGTGAAACTTACCCCAGAGAACTTTATGTTCCCCGAATAGCAAGTAAACCAATAATTGTTGGTAGTTCCAAGTTCCGGAGCAAGGGAAGATTCCCAGTTCTTTCCTACTATCATGAACATAAAGAG GCTGCCATTTGTCGATGTAGTCAGCCACTGTCAGGATTCAGTGCCAGGTGCCTGGAGGATGAACATTTGCTTCAAGCCATTAGTAAAGCCAACCCAGTCAATCGCTATATGTATGTAATGGATACCAGGCCCAAA catCGCATGCAGAGCTGGTGGGCTACACAAAAGGACATTGGCAGAATTATAGTGAGGATTTCTTCAAAAATCTGGAATgatgagaaaataagagaaagcgATGAGAAAAAGCGA ctgaATGCAATGGCCAACAGAGCAGCTGGAAAAGGttatgaaaatgaagacaacTATTCTAATATTAGATTTCAGTTTGTTGGAATTGAAAATATTCATGTCATGCGGTCCAGCCTTCAGAAGTTATTGGAAG TTAATGGTACCAAAGGGCTTTCTGTCAGTGATTTCTACTCTGGTTTGGAGAGCTCAGGATGGCTTCGCCATATCAAAGCTGTTATGGATGCAGCAATCTTCTTAGCCAAA GCAATAACGGTTGAAAGTGCAAGTGTGTTGGTGCATTGTTCTGATGGTTGGGATAGGACGTCCCAGGTCTGTTCCCTTGGCTCTCTCTTACTGGATTCCTACTACAGGACAATCAAAGGATTCATG GTTTTAATAGAAAAGGATTGGATCTCTtttggacataagttttcagagAG GTGTGGCCATTTGGATGGTGACCCAAAGGAAGTCTCACCGGTGTTTACTCAGTTCTTGGAATGTGTGTGGCATTTGACCGAACAGTTTCCACAAGCCTTTGAATTCAATGAAGCGTTTCTCCTTCAGATCCATGAACATATTCATTCATGCCAATTTGGAAACTTCCTTGGAAATtgtcagaaggaaagagaagaactcAA GTTAAAGGAGAAGACTTACTCCCTGTGGCCTTTTCTCCTGGATGACCAGAAGAAGTACTTAAATCCTCTCTACACTTCCAAATCTCCAAAATTTACAGTTTTGGAGCCAAATACAGTATCTTTCAATTTTAA GTTTTGGAGAAACATGTACCACCAATTTGACCGAACATTGCATCCTAGACAGTCTGTGTTTAATATAATTACGAATATGAATGAGCAAAATAAGCAGTTAGAGAAAGATATTAAAGACTTAGAATCT AAAATTAAACAATGTAAAAATAAGCCAACAGATGGAATTCTCACCAAGGAATTGATACATTCAGTTCATCCTGAATCACCTACCCTCAAAACTTCCTTGTGTTTCAAGGAGCAAACTCTGTTACCTGTGAATCATGCTCTTCGAACTATAGAGGGCAGCAACCCAGCAGATAATCGTTACAGTGAATACGCTGAGGAGTTTTCCAAATCGGAACCCGGTGTGGTCAGCTTAGAGTATGGTGTGGCAAGAATGACTTGTTAG